Proteins from a genomic interval of Dasania marina DSM 21967:
- the bioF gene encoding 8-amino-7-oxononanoate synthase, translating into MANLDSLSAALAQRKQQRLYRTRPLLESAQGARVVVSGKSYRNFCSNDYLALANHPKVVAAFQQAANDFGVGSGGSHLVCGHSSLHHQLEEELAAFTGRDRVLLFSTGYMANVGIINALLGKHDAVFEDKLNHASLLDGGLLSGAKFQRFLHNDIASLTKKLAASTAERKLIVVDGVFSMDGDCAPLAELAALAEQQDAWLMVDDAHGFGVLGEQGAGCAEHFQLDQNQLPILMATLGKAAGSFGAFVAGSEVLIETLIQFARPYIYTTALPPAIAAASLASLAIIRDDRERRQELQHLISHFKQQAQALGLTLMPSNTAIQPLLIGDSAKALVVSRALAEQGFLVGAIRPPTVANGTARLRMTLTADHSEQDVSDLLAALASVLDPL; encoded by the coding sequence ATGGCCAACTTAGACTCACTCTCTGCGGCGCTGGCTCAGCGCAAGCAGCAACGCCTCTATAGAACACGGCCCCTGCTGGAAAGCGCTCAAGGGGCGCGTGTTGTTGTTAGTGGTAAATCCTATCGCAATTTCTGCAGCAATGATTATTTAGCCTTAGCGAACCACCCTAAAGTTGTCGCTGCCTTTCAACAGGCGGCCAATGATTTTGGCGTGGGCAGCGGCGGCTCGCATTTAGTCTGTGGCCACAGCTCATTGCACCATCAATTAGAAGAAGAACTGGCGGCGTTTACCGGTCGCGATAGAGTACTGCTTTTTTCTACTGGCTATATGGCTAACGTCGGCATCATTAATGCCTTGCTGGGCAAGCACGATGCGGTGTTTGAAGATAAGTTAAATCACGCCTCGCTATTAGATGGCGGCTTATTATCGGGGGCAAAATTTCAGCGCTTTTTGCACAATGATATTGCCAGTCTGACCAAAAAACTGGCAGCCAGCACCGCCGAAAGAAAATTGATAGTGGTAGATGGTGTGTTCAGTATGGATGGCGATTGTGCGCCCTTAGCAGAATTAGCGGCCTTGGCCGAACAGCAAGATGCTTGGCTAATGGTGGACGATGCTCACGGCTTTGGCGTATTGGGTGAGCAGGGCGCAGGTTGTGCTGAACACTTTCAATTAGATCAAAACCAATTACCGATATTAATGGCAACACTGGGTAAAGCCGCGGGTAGCTTTGGCGCTTTTGTGGCGGGCAGTGAAGTATTAATTGAAACCCTTATTCAATTTGCCCGGCCCTATATTTACACTACCGCCTTGCCACCGGCCATTGCAGCCGCCTCGCTAGCGAGCTTGGCGATTATTCGTGACGACCGCGAGCGCAGGCAAGAATTGCAACATTTAATTAGCCATTTTAAACAGCAGGCGCAGGCCCTAGGCTTGACGTTAATGCCTTCTAATACGGCGATACAGCCTTTGTTAATAGGCGATAGTGCGAAAGCCTTGGTGGTTAGCCGCGCTTTAGCCGAACAAGGTTTTTTAGTGGGCGCGATACGGCCACCGACTGTCGCTAATGGCACTGCGCGTTTACGTATGACCCTAACAGCGGATCACAGCGAACAGGATGTCAGCGATTTATTAGCGGCTTTAGCCAGCGTGTTGGACCCGTTGTAA
- the bioB gene encoding biotin synthase BioB — protein sequence MTALRHDWTLAEVQALFELPFNDLLFQAQTVHRENFDPNQVQVSTLLSIKTGACPEDCKYCPQSNRYDTGLEKETLMAIEKVIDEARAAKATGATRFCMGAAWRSPKKKDMPYVTAMVKEVKAMGLETCMTLGMLSGDQAQELSEAGLDYYNHNLDTSPEYYGDVITTRTYADRLNTLANVREAGMKVCSGGIVGMGESAKDRANLLIQLANLPMHPESVPVNMLVKVEGTPFADLEDLDNFDFIRTIAVARILMPESHVRLSAGRESMNQEMHALAYFAGANSIFYGEKLLTTPNPKANKDMQLFDRLGIKPEDRDGQHCDDELEGRLLNDVTSARNDKFFYDASA from the coding sequence ATGACTGCATTACGCCATGACTGGACCCTAGCCGAAGTACAGGCGCTATTTGAATTACCCTTTAACGACTTGCTGTTTCAAGCGCAAACCGTACACCGTGAGAATTTTGATCCCAATCAAGTGCAAGTCAGTACTCTGTTATCCATAAAAACCGGTGCTTGCCCGGAAGATTGCAAATACTGCCCGCAGAGCAACCGCTACGATACCGGCCTAGAGAAAGAAACCTTGATGGCAATAGAAAAAGTCATAGACGAAGCCCGCGCTGCCAAAGCCACCGGCGCGACTCGTTTTTGCATGGGTGCCGCTTGGCGTTCACCCAAGAAAAAAGACATGCCCTATGTCACCGCCATGGTCAAAGAAGTGAAGGCAATGGGCCTAGAAACCTGTATGACTTTGGGCATGTTAAGCGGCGATCAAGCGCAAGAGTTATCAGAAGCGGGCTTGGATTATTACAACCACAACCTCGATACTTCACCAGAATACTACGGCGATGTGATTACCACCCGTACCTATGCCGATAGACTCAACACCTTGGCGAATGTACGGGAAGCGGGCATGAAAGTATGCAGCGGCGGCATAGTCGGCATGGGCGAGTCTGCCAAAGACCGCGCCAATTTATTAATACAATTAGCCAACCTACCTATGCACCCCGAATCAGTGCCGGTAAATATGTTGGTAAAAGTTGAAGGCACGCCCTTTGCCGATTTAGAAGACTTAGATAATTTTGATTTTATCCGCACCATCGCGGTAGCGCGTATCTTAATGCCCGAATCCCATGTGCGTTTGTCGGCGGGCCGTGAATCTATGAATCAAGAGATGCATGCTCTGGCATATTTTGCCGGTGCTAATTCTATTTTCTACGGTGAAAAATTATTAACCACACCTAATCCCAAAGCTAACAAAGATATGCAGCTGTTTGATCGCTTAGGTATTAAGCCTGAAGATAGAGACGGTCAGCACTGTGATGATGAGCTAGAGGGCCGTTTATTAAACGATGTCACCAGTGCGCGCAACGATAAGTTTTTTTACGACGCCAGCGCCTAA
- a CDS encoding ComF family protein — MVNKLMAYIAPYRCILCDQASPNQLDLCPACLAELPILKPPQCQICALPLASEHSDSCAKCLKKPPSFNTLVAGWRYQAPIDELINGFKYQAKLSHGKALAQLLSERISQHYANSQLPSLLIPTPLHWRRWWQRGYNQSELLAQQLSKHLGIAINRSLIRQLHTPKQQGLNARQRRRNLQKAFKIKANSAIAGQCVAIIDDVVTTTATAEAMSQCLLAAGAAEVHVWCLARTPINL; from the coding sequence ATGGTTAACAAATTAATGGCCTATATAGCCCCCTATCGCTGCATACTCTGCGATCAAGCCAGCCCCAACCAATTAGACCTATGCCCAGCCTGCCTAGCGGAGCTACCGATCCTAAAGCCACCACAATGCCAAATTTGCGCCCTGCCGCTGGCCAGCGAGCATAGCGACAGCTGCGCCAAGTGCTTGAAAAAACCACCTAGTTTCAATACCTTAGTCGCGGGCTGGCGTTATCAGGCGCCCATAGATGAGCTGATTAACGGTTTTAAATACCAAGCCAAACTCAGCCACGGCAAGGCGTTGGCGCAGCTATTAAGTGAACGTATCAGCCAGCATTACGCAAACTCGCAACTGCCCAGCCTGCTAATCCCCACCCCACTGCATTGGCGACGCTGGTGGCAGCGGGGTTACAACCAAAGCGAGTTGTTGGCCCAGCAATTAAGCAAGCATTTGGGTATAGCCATTAACCGCAGCCTGATACGGCAGCTGCACACCCCCAAGCAGCAAGGGCTCAACGCCCGCCAGCGGCGGCGCAATTTGCAGAAGGCCTTTAAGATCAAAGCAAACAGTGCTATCGCGGGCCAGTGTGTCGCTATTATTGATGATGTGGTCACTACCACAGCAACCGCCGAGGCCATGAGCCAATGCCTGTTAGCCGCAGGTGCAGCAGAGGTGCATGTGTGGTGCTTGGCCCGCACCCCGATAAACCTGTAA
- the modA gene encoding molybdate ABC transporter substrate-binding protein, whose protein sequence is MRLLTTLIFSSLLSSLTMAGSTNVAVAANFKPTLLLLQNHFQAQSGHRLIISSASTGVLFNQISHGAPFDILLAADVEHPQKLERAGLALAHSRFTYAQGQLVLASLNHTLDQADESSIRQQLSQAKTIAIANPALAPYGLAAQQSLSHLQLWPPLPAQLIRGNNISQAQQFLMTGNVQWAFIPLSPLLVEQGVHYWRIPRDWYQPIRQQAILLQSGRHNEAALAFMTFLQSDVARHLIAQQGYLLPSRN, encoded by the coding sequence ATGCGCTTACTGACCACCTTAATTTTTAGCAGCTTATTATCCAGCCTCACCATGGCGGGTAGCACGAATGTAGCCGTGGCCGCTAACTTTAAGCCCACTTTGTTACTGCTACAAAACCACTTTCAAGCGCAAAGCGGCCATCGGCTGATTATTAGCAGTGCGTCCACCGGCGTATTGTTTAACCAAATTAGCCACGGTGCGCCCTTCGATATTTTATTAGCCGCCGATGTAGAACACCCACAAAAGCTGGAGCGCGCAGGCTTAGCCCTTGCCCATAGCCGTTTCACTTATGCTCAGGGGCAGCTGGTATTAGCCAGCCTAAACCACACGCTGGATCAGGCTGACGAAAGCAGCATTAGGCAACAGCTCAGCCAGGCTAAGACCATCGCCATCGCCAACCCAGCCCTCGCGCCCTACGGGCTGGCCGCGCAGCAAAGCCTCAGCCATTTACAGCTATGGCCGCCGCTGCCAGCACAATTAATACGGGGCAATAATATTAGCCAGGCCCAGCAATTTTTAATGACCGGCAATGTGCAGTGGGCCTTTATTCCCCTCTCGCCGCTATTAGTAGAACAGGGCGTGCACTACTGGCGCATACCTAGGGATTGGTATCAGCCCATACGGCAGCAGGCAATACTGTTACAATCCGGGCGGCATAATGAGGCTGCATTAGCCTTTATGACGTTTTTACAATCCGACGTTGCCCGACACCTTATTGCTCAACAGGGCTATCTACTGCCCTCGCGGAACTAA
- the modB gene encoding molybdate ABC transporter permease subunit, with protein sequence MLHANDIAAIVLSLQLAAISTVILLIIGTPMAWWLAHSRSRCKPIFEALVALPLVLPPTVLGFYLLLAFAPNSPFGQLWLSATGQSLAFSFSALVMGSVLYSLPFVVQPLQASFEQLPKNLLEAASTLGADFRDRFFSIVLPLSRRSFITAASLGFAHTVGEFGIVLMIGGNIPGKTQVLSIALFDRVESLQFQQAHILAAGLVVFSLLLLSLVYRMNKPSSLSVVGPQ encoded by the coding sequence ATGCTGCACGCTAATGACATCGCCGCCATCGTTTTAAGCTTGCAGTTAGCTGCTATAAGCACGGTGATTTTATTAATCATAGGCACCCCCATGGCTTGGTGGCTGGCCCATAGCCGCAGCCGCTGCAAACCCATTTTTGAAGCCTTAGTAGCACTGCCCTTGGTATTACCACCCACCGTATTGGGTTTTTATTTACTGCTGGCCTTTGCCCCCAACAGCCCCTTTGGCCAGTTGTGGTTATCCGCTACGGGGCAGTCTTTAGCCTTTAGTTTTAGCGCCCTAGTCATGGGCTCGGTGCTATACTCGCTGCCCTTTGTGGTGCAACCGCTGCAAGCCAGCTTTGAGCAACTACCGAAAAACTTATTAGAAGCCGCCAGCACTTTAGGGGCTGACTTTAGAGATAGATTTTTCAGTATTGTGCTGCCGCTATCGCGGCGCAGTTTTATTACTGCCGCCAGTTTAGGCTTTGCTCATACCGTGGGGGAATTTGGCATAGTGCTGATGATAGGCGGCAATATACCCGGAAAAACCCAGGTACTTTCTATCGCCTTATTCGACCGGGTAGAGAGCCTGCAATTTCAACAGGCCCACATTTTAGCCGCGGGGCTGGTGGTGTTTTCACTGCTGCTATTAAGCCTGGTTTATCGCATGAATAAACCCAGCTCGCTTAGCGTGGTAGGCCCACAATGA
- the modC gene encoding molybdenum ABC transporter ATP-binding protein gives MSLSLAFNLQRDRLSLNIKGELANSGITALYGDSGAGKTSLLRCIAGLEQGAQGSIRFNNTIWQDDSAFIPSHQRHIGYVFQDARLFPHLNVLQNLHYAYQRCHNKGSSYSLEQICAFLKLDHLLSQYPATLSGGEQQRVAIGRALLSQPQLLLMDEPLSALDQASRDEILDLLEQLPQQVNVPVIYVSHNMDEVSRLADHLVILEQGEICAQGPLLELCHRLDLRLNQQEQAASLLQGKIIGSDSQYQLAELSIGAQQSLWLHCQRPIGEQLRLRIPARDVSISLSPQRDSSILNILPGCIVSILHQDNAAHAMVKLQVAEQYLLARITYKSLEQLQLAPGLNVYAQIKSVALLNQSLEA, from the coding sequence ATGAGCTTATCACTAGCCTTTAATTTACAACGTGATCGCCTATCACTAAACATCAAAGGCGAGCTAGCCAATAGCGGTATTACCGCATTGTATGGCGACAGCGGCGCAGGCAAAACTTCACTGCTGCGCTGCATAGCGGGGCTGGAGCAAGGCGCCCAAGGTAGCATTCGTTTTAATAATACGATTTGGCAAGACGACAGTGCTTTTATCCCCAGCCACCAGCGCCATATAGGTTACGTATTTCAAGATGCGCGCTTATTTCCGCATTTAAATGTGCTGCAAAATTTGCACTACGCCTATCAACGCTGCCACAACAAGGGCTCGAGTTATAGCCTAGAGCAGATATGTGCATTTTTAAAACTGGACCACTTATTAAGCCAATACCCCGCCACACTTTCCGGCGGTGAACAGCAGCGCGTCGCCATAGGCCGCGCCCTACTCAGCCAACCGCAATTGCTATTAATGGACGAGCCGCTGTCGGCATTGGATCAAGCTAGCCGCGATGAGATTTTAGACTTGCTAGAGCAGCTGCCACAGCAGGTAAACGTACCGGTGATTTACGTCAGCCACAATATGGATGAGGTCAGCCGCTTGGCCGATCACTTAGTGATACTAGAGCAGGGTGAAATTTGCGCGCAAGGGCCGTTGCTAGAGCTATGCCACCGCTTGGATTTACGCCTCAACCAGCAAGAGCAAGCCGCCAGTTTATTGCAGGGTAAAATCATAGGCAGCGACTCACAGTATCAACTGGCAGAACTGTCTATAGGCGCACAGCAATCACTATGGCTGCACTGCCAGCGTCCTATAGGCGAGCAACTGCGCTTGCGTATACCGGCGCGGGACGTCAGTATCAGCCTCAGCCCACAACGCGACAGCAGCATACTCAATATTTTACCAGGCTGCATAGTCAGCATACTGCATCAGGATAACGCCGCCCACGCTATGGTAAAACTGCAAGTGGCCGAGCAATACCTGCTGGCCAGAATCACCTATAAATCCCTAGAACAACTACAGCTAGCACCCGGCCTAAACGTATACGCACAAATTAAAAGCGTGGCCCTACTCAATCAATCCCTGGAAGCGTAA
- a CDS encoding serine/threonine protein kinase, protein MSNRAIPDDEVPDNEIVDNEISGNKVSGNIASDTDAPDVETPDGDNSLHPYQKLTPELVLDAIESTGLITDLRIYPLNSYENRVYQIGIEGSEPIIAKFYRPQRWSDEQILEEHEFCQQLVEADVPVVAPQQNSAGETLLDFQGFKFSLYERRGGRAPDLGDLDSLHILGRLVARIHAVGATQDFKHRPHLDIESFGSNSHQFISENFIPMELATAYNSLCEDLLGAIKELFAQVPYTAIRTHGDCHAGNILWRDDSPHFVDLDDARMAPAIQDIWMFLSGDRQQQTAQLSELADGYNQFYDFDPRQLPLAEALRSLRIMHYSAWLARRWQDPAFPHNFPWFNTVRYWSEHVLELREQWALLNEPPLQVF, encoded by the coding sequence ATGTCCAATCGTGCCATACCCGATGATGAAGTGCCCGATAACGAAATAGTCGATAATGAAATATCCGGTAATAAAGTGTCCGGCAATATAGCATCCGATACTGATGCGCCCGACGTTGAAACCCCCGATGGCGACAACAGCTTACACCCCTATCAAAAACTCACCCCCGAGTTAGTGCTAGACGCCATAGAAAGCACAGGGCTAATCACCGACCTGCGCATCTACCCGCTGAACAGCTATGAAAACCGCGTATACCAAATTGGTATAGAAGGTAGCGAACCCATCATCGCCAAATTTTACCGCCCCCAGCGCTGGAGCGATGAACAGATATTAGAAGAACATGAATTTTGCCAGCAATTAGTCGAAGCCGACGTGCCGGTGGTTGCGCCGCAACAAAACAGCGCCGGTGAAACTCTGTTAGATTTTCAGGGCTTTAAATTCTCACTGTATGAACGCCGCGGCGGCCGCGCCCCCGACCTAGGCGACTTAGACAGCCTGCACATACTGGGTCGTTTAGTGGCACGCATACACGCCGTGGGTGCTACCCAAGATTTTAAGCACCGACCACACTTGGACATAGAGAGCTTCGGCAGTAACAGCCATCAGTTTATTAGTGAAAACTTTATCCCTATGGAATTGGCCACCGCTTACAACAGCCTGTGCGAAGATTTATTAGGCGCCATTAAAGAATTATTTGCGCAAGTCCCCTACACCGCTATACGTACCCACGGTGACTGCCATGCCGGTAATATTTTATGGCGCGACGACAGCCCCCATTTTGTCGACTTAGACGATGCCCGCATGGCTCCGGCCATACAGGATATCTGGATGTTTTTATCGGGCGATAGGCAGCAGCAAACTGCGCAGCTCTCTGAACTGGCCGATGGCTATAATCAGTTTTACGATTTTGATCCGCGCCAATTACCCCTTGCGGAAGCGCTGCGCAGTTTGCGCATTATGCATTACAGCGCCTGGCTGGCAAGGCGCTGGCAGGACCCTGCCTTCCCCCACAACTTCCCGTGGTTTAATACGGTGCGCTATTGGTCCGAACATGTATTAGAATTACGCGAACAATGGGCCCTGCTCAATGAACCACCACTACAAGTCTTTTAA
- the trmB gene encoding tRNA (guanine(46)-N(7))-methyltransferase TrmB, whose translation MSSDLTSNAKAVISNQTGPHLQLAQLVARHLASPFRKPYPAFSVQAFEEANNWQQQFKRPIIFDSYCGVGESTVALAKLHPEASVIGLDKSLHRLNKHDEHYRASGVDNYYLLRADIDDFWRLAVDAQWQLSHHYLLYPNPWPKSAHIKRRCHGSPLFRSLLALGGRIELRSNWPIYVEEFAQALSLAGHPAQAQAFNPEPVMTPFERKYLAAQQTLYRCIYKL comes from the coding sequence GTGAGCTCAGATTTGACCAGTAACGCCAAGGCCGTTATCAGCAACCAAACCGGCCCCCACCTGCAATTAGCCCAGCTGGTAGCCCGACATTTAGCCTCGCCCTTTCGCAAGCCTTACCCCGCCTTTAGCGTGCAGGCTTTTGAGGAAGCCAACAACTGGCAACAACAATTCAAGCGGCCGATTATTTTTGATTCTTACTGCGGCGTGGGTGAAAGCACCGTGGCCTTGGCCAAGCTACACCCCGAAGCCAGCGTTATAGGTTTAGATAAATCCCTGCACCGGCTCAATAAACACGACGAGCACTACCGTGCCAGCGGCGTCGATAATTACTATTTACTGCGCGCCGATATCGATGATTTTTGGCGCTTGGCAGTAGATGCCCAGTGGCAGCTCAGCCACCACTATTTGCTATACCCCAACCCCTGGCCTAAGTCGGCCCATATTAAGCGCCGCTGCCACGGCTCGCCGCTGTTTCGCAGCCTGCTGGCACTGGGCGGCCGCATAGAGCTGCGAAGCAACTGGCCTATCTATGTAGAGGAGTTTGCCCAGGCCCTAAGCTTAGCTGGCCACCCAGCACAGGCGCAGGCCTTTAATCCCGAGCCGGTGATGACCCCCTTTGAGCGCAAGTATCTAGCCGCCCAACAGACCCTTTATCGCTGCATTTATAAGCTATAA
- a CDS encoding Hpt domain-containing protein: MIFTLPKDLDAETLEELIVSIQDALDELEPALEHLAAYPDDKNLLNDLFRNLHTIKGNFRMCLLTPFTDYVHGIEESISEVRKGRLSFNSLLTETCLLALDKLRYHLDILQQQAACETDEMAAIGSRFLAIALADNSYAAEQLIAQLLLDLRSGAIDTSANTITVVLAPESEQDIRQQQLQFFKAT; the protein is encoded by the coding sequence ATGATATTTACCTTACCCAAAGATTTAGACGCCGAAACCCTAGAGGAGCTTATCGTTTCCATCCAAGATGCCTTGGATGAGCTGGAGCCTGCGCTAGAGCATTTAGCTGCCTACCCCGACGACAAAAACTTACTCAACGATTTATTTAGAAACCTGCATACGATTAAAGGCAATTTTCGTATGTGCTTGCTCACCCCCTTTACCGACTATGTACACGGCATAGAAGAAAGCATCTCTGAGGTGCGCAAAGGCAGGCTGAGCTTTAACAGCCTGTTAACAGAAACCTGCCTACTGGCCTTAGACAAGCTGCGCTACCATCTGGATATTTTGCAGCAGCAAGCCGCCTGTGAAACCGATGAAATGGCCGCTATAGGCAGTCGTTTTTTGGCCATCGCCTTGGCCGATAACAGCTATGCTGCGGAACAGCTGATCGCGCAATTACTACTGGATTTACGCAGCGGCGCGATAGATACCTCCGCGAACACGATAACGGTAGTACTCGCCCCGGAAAGTGAGCAAGACATACGCCAACAACAACTGCAGTTTTTTAAAGCCACCTAA
- a CDS encoding HD-GYP domain-containing protein produces the protein MVQIAEAALPHLPSDIDSPQLVAAIYLHDIGMAVLDGSTQPVPTDNTQILTKHPLAAYQYLLKHPGWQTAAEICLQHHENWDGSGYPKQLKGEQIHCAAQFIAALDLFCEQLTLHSHYPPCRASLNALITCNRELGRSFSLTVVRALNLAVKQLYLSQALPPVYAA, from the coding sequence ATGGTGCAGATAGCCGAGGCCGCTCTGCCGCATTTACCCAGCGATATCGACAGCCCGCAGTTAGTAGCCGCTATTTATCTACATGATATAGGCATGGCGGTGCTCGATGGCTCCACTCAACCCGTACCCACCGATAATACACAAATACTGACTAAGCACCCGCTGGCAGCCTATCAATATTTGCTCAAGCATCCCGGCTGGCAAACTGCTGCCGAGATCTGCCTGCAGCACCATGAAAATTGGGATGGCAGCGGATATCCCAAGCAATTAAAAGGCGAGCAAATTCATTGCGCAGCCCAGTTCATTGCGGCACTGGATTTATTTTGCGAGCAACTAACGCTGCACAGCCATTATCCCCCCTGCCGAGCCAGCCTCAATGCCCTTATCACCTGCAACCGAGAGCTGGGTCGCAGCTTCTCACTAACCGTAGTTAGAGCGCTCAATTTAGCCGTTAAGCAGCTCTACCTCTCACAAGCTCTGCCCCCAGTCTATGCTGCCTAG
- a CDS encoding DUF4136 domain-containing protein, which translates to MIKLFCASLLLGLLAACQSSPVATDYDTGTQFKQYRYYQLAPTAPDDNALMQKRLMAAIDKHTSLSGLQKTEQAQAHSLLLTPLLRSQQRTQEPNSRGGIGLGSGGGGSFFGISLSVPLSSETLVNDVNIVITLTDTESNKVVWQGSYAFTVSADDPAAADEQVDKAVAEILSSYPPKPSD; encoded by the coding sequence ATGATTAAACTTTTCTGCGCCAGCCTGCTGCTAGGCCTACTCGCCGCCTGTCAAAGCAGCCCAGTCGCCACCGACTATGACACCGGCACCCAATTTAAACAGTATCGCTATTACCAGTTGGCCCCCACCGCCCCAGACGACAATGCCTTAATGCAAAAGCGCCTGATGGCTGCCATTGATAAACATACCAGCCTTAGCGGCTTGCAAAAAACTGAACAGGCACAAGCTCACAGCCTTTTGTTGACGCCCTTGTTACGCTCACAACAGCGCACTCAAGAGCCCAATTCCAGAGGCGGCATAGGTCTGGGTAGCGGCGGCGGTGGCAGCTTTTTTGGCATCTCACTTAGCGTGCCACTAAGCAGTGAAACCTTGGTCAACGATGTCAATATTGTTATTACCCTTACCGACACCGAAAGTAATAAAGTGGTTTGGCAAGGCAGCTATGCGTTTACCGTCTCAGCTGACGATCCTGCGGCGGCCGATGAGCAAGTTGATAAGGCGGTAGCCGAGATACTGAGCTCATACCCTCCCAAGCCTAGCGACTGA
- a CDS encoding GGDEF domain-containing protein, whose translation MKKATLYCAYIASFLLLCSHSLANLPLEKIRMQLRWHHQFQFAGYYAAKQQGYYQQAGFDVEIIAGDKNHQPITELLKGQVDFAEGNSEVLLARLQGKPLIALAAIFQRSPSILLSRQDSGISTVNDLNHKTVMLVDGVNSQDADLLAMLYAAKGSLDDINIIPSSYDISDLYQKKVDAFNGYISNEPFYLEERGIAYHMLRPSDYGIDFYSDILFTSKKMVAQHPYKVSRFVDATLQGWQYALDHPEEIIQLLKQQYQSAKSLNHLRYEANAVRELIIPELISIGHMHPRRFQHMANIFQELGMVENTEQLSGFIYKPITWQERFSSWWPYLAGIIIIMIAAILIQAYTNKRLEKEIDRRKRAEHELKKLALTDHLTKLHNPRSFHQLITAEIKRARRSKRAFSLIAIDIDFFKAVNDQYGHHIGDEVLQHLAKVLCTDLRASDMCTRVGGEEFIIILPETHEHQALELAERTRLTIEKSPFIKGEIYIPLTVSFGVTEWRLPDEVTDTMERADQALYQAKHKGRNCVQAYNHCNQNSLTTK comes from the coding sequence ATGAAAAAAGCTACGCTTTACTGCGCTTATATCGCTAGCTTTTTACTACTCTGCAGCCATAGCTTGGCCAACTTGCCACTAGAAAAAATACGCATGCAATTGCGCTGGCATCACCAATTTCAATTTGCCGGTTACTATGCCGCTAAACAACAGGGCTATTATCAACAAGCGGGTTTTGATGTAGAGATTATTGCCGGCGATAAAAACCACCAACCAATCACCGAGTTATTAAAAGGGCAGGTAGATTTTGCTGAAGGTAATAGCGAAGTATTACTGGCAAGGCTACAGGGAAAACCGCTGATTGCGCTGGCGGCAATTTTTCAACGCTCCCCTTCCATTTTGCTCAGCCGCCAAGACAGCGGCATAAGTACTGTTAATGACTTAAATCATAAAACCGTGATGTTGGTAGACGGGGTGAACTCTCAAGATGCTGATTTGCTGGCCATGCTTTATGCGGCGAAAGGCTCACTAGACGACATTAACATTATCCCCAGCTCCTACGATATTAGTGATCTATACCAAAAAAAAGTCGACGCATTTAATGGCTACATTTCTAATGAGCCTTTTTATTTAGAAGAGCGTGGCATTGCCTATCATATGTTGCGGCCGTCAGATTATGGAATAGACTTTTATAGTGATATTTTATTTACCTCCAAAAAGATGGTTGCGCAACACCCTTATAAAGTTAGCCGTTTTGTTGATGCCACCCTACAGGGCTGGCAATACGCACTAGACCACCCCGAAGAAATTATCCAGCTATTAAAACAACAATACCAAAGCGCTAAGTCGCTCAATCATTTACGCTACGAGGCCAACGCCGTACGCGAACTCATAATTCCCGAGCTTATTAGCATAGGCCATATGCACCCTAGACGCTTTCAGCACATGGCTAACATATTTCAGGAACTGGGTATGGTGGAAAACACCGAGCAGCTATCAGGATTTATCTATAAGCCCATTACATGGCAAGAACGTTTTAGCAGCTGGTGGCCTTATTTAGCCGGTATCATTATCATTATGATTGCTGCCATTCTAATACAGGCCTATACCAATAAACGTTTAGAAAAAGAAATCGACAGACGCAAGCGCGCAGAGCACGAATTAAAAAAACTAGCCCTCACCGACCACCTAACCAAACTACACAACCCCAGAAGTTTTCACCAACTGATCACCGCTGAAATAAAACGCGCTAGGCGCAGTAAACGTGCCTTTTCGCTGATAGCTATAGATATAGATTTCTTTAAGGCTGTTAATGATCAGTACGGCCATCATATAGGCGATGAAGTATTACAACATTTAGCCAAAGTGCTATGCACAGACTTACGCGCATCAGATATGTGCACCAGGGTAGGTGGTGAAGAATTTATTATTATTTTGCCAGAGACCCACGAACACCAGGCATTGGAGTTAGCCGAACGCACAAGATTAACCATAGAAAAATCCCCCTTTATCAAAGGGGAAATTTATATACCCTTAACCGTTTCTTTTGGTGTAACTGAATGGCGCCTGCCAGACGAGGTGACCGACACCATGGAACGAGCTGACCAAGCGCTATACCAAGCCAAGCACAAGGGCAGAAATTGCGTACAAGCATACAATCACTGCAACCAAAACAGCCTTACGACAAAATGA